Part of the Kiloniellales bacterium genome, CCATGCGCAGTCCCATGGCGAGGGCCAGCACGCCCAGCACGATGACGACGGACTGGACCAGGTTCAGCATGAAAGCCTGGATGGCGTTGGTCACCAGGGTCGACTGCCAGGCCACCTTTCCGATTTCGATACCGACGGGATACAGCTCCTTCAGCTCCTGGATACGCTTCTCCAGGTTCTCGCCTACCTGCACGATGTTGGTGCCCTCGACAGCCGCGATCTGTATGGCGATGGAGGGCTTGCCGTTGAACCGCATGAAGTCGTCCTGCGGCTCCTTGTAGCCGGGCCGGACGGTGGCGATGTCCTTGATGGCGATCAGCTCGTTGCGGAACCCGCCGCTGCTGGCCGGACCCGTCGGCGTCGGCCGCGCGGCGGTGGGCCCTGTCGGCTGCGCCGCATAGGGCCCGGTTACAGGCGGACGCTGGCCTGCGATCTCGGGGCCGTAGGGCCGCAGGTAGAGCTCGCCGATCTCGCTTGGGTCGAGGAACTTGCCGGTCGGCGCGATGCGCATGCGTTCCTGCCCGACCTCCAGGAACCCCGAATCGAGCACCTTGTTCTGGACCTGAAGCGTCTCGACGAAGTTCTCGGCGGTCAGCCCCAGCGCCGCCAGCTGTGTCTCGGCGACGTCGATGTAGATGACCTTCTCCTGGACGCCCCACAGCTCGGCGCGGGCGACGCCGTCCACGAGGCTGAACTCTTTCTTCAGGTCGTCGGCATAGTCCTCGAGCTGCTTGTAGGTGAACCCGTCCCCGGTCACGGCCAGGACGAAGCCGTAGACGAAGTTGAAGTCGTCGGAGATGTCGACCTTGCCCACGCCCGGCGGGAACTCGGGGAGCTTGTCCCGGATCTTCTTGCGAAGGTCGTCCCAGACCTGGGGCAGCTTGTCGCGCCAGTAGCGCTGGTGGGTGTCGATCTTGATGACGGACAGCCCGGGATAGGAATGGGAGTTGGTGTGCCGGAGCTCGGGCACCTCCTGAATCGCCTTCTCGATTCGGTCGGTGACCTCCAGTTCCACCTCCTCCGGGTCCGCACCCGGATAGGGCGTGATGATGATCGCCTTCTTGACCGAGAATATGGGATCCTCGAGATGGCCCATGGTGAAGTAGCTGCCCACCCCGCCGACGATGATGAGCGCGGCGACGAAGTACGAGACTGCCGTGTTCTTGACCGCGTACTCGGTAAGGTTCATGACCGCTTTTCTCCGTGGGTCGGCTGCAGATAGACCTCTTGCCCGTCGCGCAAGGTGTAGAGGCCGGCCGTGGCGACCCACTCCCCGGCCTCGAGACCCGACTTGATAAGCATTCCAGCCCCGGTAATCCTGCCCGTTTGGACTTCGCGCTTCTCGGCGATCGCCTTGACGCGCGTAATCGAGCGTCCCTCGGGCGGCTCGCTCTCGGGCTTCAGGACCCAGACGTATGGCTGGCCTGACTGATCGGACGCCACCGCATGGGTGGGCACCTTGATGGCCTCGGTCGGATCGTCGGGCAGGCGCGCATAGCCGGTGGCGATGCCGGCCATACCGGGCAGAATCTCCTTACCGTCTGGCTGGTCCATGACCAGGGTGACAGGATAGGTCCGCGTGGCCTCGGTGGCTTCCCTGCCGATCTCCTGGATCGTCGCCTCGAGCTCGATGTCGGGGTAGGGATCGAAGACCACAGTGATCTTTTCGACGAAAGGCGCGAGGGTGATCAGCCCCTCGGGCACGTCGATCACCATTTCGACCTGCGATTTGTCGACGAGCCGCACGATCGGCTGCTGTGCCTTTACATATTCGAAGGCCTCGACGTAGGTCGCCACGATGGTGCCGTCAAAGGGTGCCTGCAATGTGGTGTAGCTGAGGTCCAGCCTGGCCCGTTCGACGTTGGCAGTCAGGGTTCGGATCTCGGCTGCGGTCGCATTCTGCTCCATCCGTCTCTGTTCGACGTAGGTCTCGCTGACGGCACCGGGATCCTCCTTGAAGATTCTCTTCGCCCGATTGAACTCTCCCTTGGCAAACACGTTGTCGGCCTTGGCCTTGTCCAGGCGGCCCTTCATGTTCTCGAGCGCGACCTCGTAGTCGGTGGGATCGATTTGCGCGATCAAGTCGCCTTTCTTCACGCGGTCACCCACGTCTACGGCGCGGGTGATCACGGGGCCGAAGACGCGAAACGACAGGTTGGTTTCTTCCTTGGCCTTGGCGCGGCCGGGGAAGCGGTCGCGCCGGAAACCCTCTATGTCGCCGACCTTGGTCGCGAGGACAGGGCGGATGACCTCCTCGACCGGCGGATCTTCGCAGCCGGCCAGCAAGCCGGCGGTGAAAAAGAAAAGAAGGAGTCGGGCGGCGCTATTTCTCGACATCATTGCTTCTAACGCTCCTGGGCGTTCCCCCTGAATATTCGTATCGTTTTTTACCAACGACACGCTTGCAGAGCCCTGGGCGGACCCCCTCGATATTCGTCCGGCGCCGTTCGCAGCCCCACCTGCCGATGGGCGCGAGGACGAATTCCCCTTCGGTTCGGCGACTGCGGCCTTTCGGCTGGCCGCACTGCAAGGCTTCTGGTCTGAAGGACGAGCGCAGCGCGCGCTGCGGCTTCGCACGCCTAGGAGAAAGCGAGACACTTGAACCTGTCGGGGCGGCGCGCGCCGCAATTTCAGCATGACGTTTGGCATCGCTTCGCGGCACCTCTTCGCAGCCGAGAGCGGGCTTAGAAACCAACTCGAGCCGCGGTCTCGATACCCTTGACGCATGCATCGCGCGTAGAACCAAATCGCCCCCCAGACTCACCTCTTCCTCGCGCAGGTCGCTCCGAACCGATGGCCTCGGTAGCACCGAGAGGGCGGGCCTCGAT contains:
- a CDS encoding efflux RND transporter periplasmic adaptor subunit, with translation MVKNDTNIQGERPGALEAMMSRNSAARLLLFFFTAGLLAGCEDPPVEEVIRPVLATKVGDIEGFRRDRFPGRAKAKEETNLSFRVFGPVITRAVDVGDRVKKGDLIAQIDPTDYEVALENMKGRLDKAKADNVFAKGEFNRAKRIFKEDPGAVSETYVEQRRMEQNATAAEIRTLTANVERARLDLSYTTLQAPFDGTIVATYVEAFEYVKAQQPIVRLVDKSQVEMVIDVPEGLITLAPFVEKITVVFDPYPDIELEATIQEIGREATEATRTYPVTLVMDQPDGKEILPGMAGIATGYARLPDDPTEAIKVPTHAVASDQSGQPYVWVLKPESEPPEGRSITRVKAIAEKREVQTGRITGAGMLIKSGLEAGEWVATAGLYTLRDGQEVYLQPTHGEKRS